One region of Clostridium sp. Marseille-P299 genomic DNA includes:
- a CDS encoding sensor histidine kinase yields MLTAEDYEKMAQLMQQNDEFSYVVRQITEENKYLLSKTSHELRNMLTLIGSSLQLMEKQHPEVAQFKYWNQITQDLETTNQLLVELSGYNESKDMIMQKGDLAKLISNTVASFQSECLNRGILLKESINEETLEYTKEYIFDHLRLKQALVNLIKNAMEACEYGDTITVSMNLGEKENDGDQNLIVICISDTGTPIDEENLASIFEPYYTTKESGTGLGLAIVKSIILRHGGDIQVNSTSQATSFLFELPLVV; encoded by the coding sequence GTGTTAACAGCAGAAGATTATGAAAAAATGGCACAACTTATGCAACAAAATGATGAATTCTCGTATGTTGTTAGGCAGATAACCGAAGAAAACAAATACTTGCTGTCGAAAACGTCACATGAACTTCGAAATATGCTAACGTTGATAGGGAGTTCACTGCAGTTGATGGAAAAACAGCACCCAGAAGTTGCACAATTTAAATATTGGAACCAAATAACCCAGGATTTAGAAACTACAAACCAATTGTTAGTTGAATTATCTGGCTACAATGAATCAAAAGATATGATTATGCAAAAGGGCGACCTAGCAAAACTAATTTCAAATACAGTTGCTAGTTTTCAGAGTGAATGCCTTAACCGAGGAATTTTGCTAAAAGAGAGTATTAACGAAGAAACACTTGAATATACAAAGGAATACATATTTGATCATTTACGGTTAAAACAAGCTTTGGTAAATTTAATTAAAAATGCTATGGAAGCTTGTGAATATGGAGATACAATAACAGTGTCGATGAATTTAGGTGAAAAGGAAAATGATGGTGATCAGAATTTAATTGTAATATGTATTAGTGATACAGGGACACCCATCGACGAAGAGAATTTGGCTTCAATCTTTGAACCGTATTATACAACGAAAGAAAGTGGTACGGGCCTAGGTTTAGCAATTGTTAAAAGCATAATTCTCAGACATGGGGGAGATATACA
- a CDS encoding HIT family protein — MNENNCVFCKIISGEFSSTTVYEDENFKAIFDISPASKGHTLVLAKNHVENIFEMDEVIATNALIVIKKIATAIKEVLNCDGINIVQNNGEAAGQSVNHLHFHIIPRYTDDHVMTPWKNGSYEDGEAASLANQIKANL; from the coding sequence ATGAACGAAAATAATTGCGTATTTTGTAAAATAATATCGGGAGAATTTTCTTCAACTACTGTGTATGAAGACGAGAATTTTAAGGCGATTTTTGATATTTCTCCTGCAAGTAAGGGACATACTTTAGTATTAGCGAAGAATCATGTCGAAAATATATTTGAAATGGATGAAGTAATTGCAACAAATGCGCTTATCGTAATTAAAAAAATAGCAACTGCAATTAAGGAAGTTCTTAATTGTGACGGTATAAACATTGTTCAAAATAATGGTGAAGCTGCCGGTCAAAGCGTAAATCATCTACATTTTCATATCATCCCTAGATACACAGATGATCATGTAATGACTCCTTGGAAAAATGGATCTTATGAAGATGGCGAAGCTGCTAGCTTAGCAAATCAAATAAAGGCAAATTTGTAG